One Dromiciops gliroides isolate mDroGli1 chromosome 3, mDroGli1.pri, whole genome shotgun sequence DNA segment encodes these proteins:
- the NABP1 gene encoding SOSS complex subunit B2 isoform X1, producing the protein MNGANDPHFFIKDIKPGLKNLNVVFIVLEIGRVTKTKDGHEVRSCKVADKTGSITISVWDEIGGLIQPGDIIRLTRGYASMWKGCLTLYTGRGGELQKIGEFCMVYSEVPNFSEPNPDYLGQQNKVAHGEQKNNSSASNMGTGTFGPVGNGVQTGPESGRFPFSYNHAHSYAGTGRANGRGPVNPQLPATANVQPVVTTISNGRDPRRAFKR; encoded by the exons ATGAATGGGGCGAACGACCCGCACTTCTTTATAAAAGATATTAAGCCCGGGCTGAAAAACTTAAATGTCGTCTTTATTGTCCTGGAGATAG GACGAGTGACCAAAACCAAAGACGGCCACGAAGTAAGATCGTGCAAAGTAGCAGATAAGACGGGAAGCATCACTATCTCGGTGTGGGATGAAATCGGAGGTCTTATCCAGCCCGGGGATATAATTCGATTAACCCGAGG ATATGCATCCATGTGGAAAGGATGTCTGACTCTCTATACAGGAAGAGGAGGTGAACTTCAGAAAATTGGGGA atttTGTATGGTATACTCAGAAGTGCCAAACTTCAGTGAACCTAACCCAGACTATCTTGGACAACAGAACAAAGTG GCACATGGtgaacaaaaaaataattcttcagcAAGTAATATGGGTACAGGTACATTTGGGCCAGTAG GAAATGGTGTACAAACTGGACCTGAATCAGGGCGATTCCCATTTTCATATAATCATGCCCACTCCTATGCAGGTACTGGGAGAGCCAATGGACGAGGACCTGTAAACCCACAGCTACCAGCAACAGCTAATGTTCAGCCAGTTGTGACCACAATAAGTAATGGGAGGGACCCCCGGAGAGCCTTTAAAAGATGA
- the NABP1 gene encoding SOSS complex subunit B2 isoform X3 produces the protein MWKGCLTLYTGRGGELQKIGEFCMVYSEVPNFSEPNPDYLGQQNKVAHGEQKNNSSASNMGTGTFGPVGNGVQTGPESGRFPFSYNHAHSYAGTGRANGRGPVNPQLPATANVQPVVTTISNGRDPRRAFKR, from the exons ATGTGGAAAGGATGTCTGACTCTCTATACAGGAAGAGGAGGTGAACTTCAGAAAATTGGGGA atttTGTATGGTATACTCAGAAGTGCCAAACTTCAGTGAACCTAACCCAGACTATCTTGGACAACAGAACAAAGTG GCACATGGtgaacaaaaaaataattcttcagcAAGTAATATGGGTACAGGTACATTTGGGCCAGTAG GAAATGGTGTACAAACTGGACCTGAATCAGGGCGATTCCCATTTTCATATAATCATGCCCACTCCTATGCAGGTACTGGGAGAGCCAATGGACGAGGACCTGTAAACCCACAGCTACCAGCAACAGCTAATGTTCAGCCAGTTGTGACCACAATAAGTAATGGGAGGGACCCCCGGAGAGCCTTTAAAAGATGA
- the NABP1 gene encoding SOSS complex subunit B2 isoform X2 translates to MNGANDPHFFIKDIKPGLKNLNVVFIVLEIGRVTKTKDGHEVRSCKVADKTGSITISVWDEIGGLIQPGDIIRLTRGYASMWKGCLTLYTGRGGELQKIGEFCMVYSEVPNFSEPNPDYLGQQNKVAHGEQKNNSSASNMGTGTFGPVGTGRANGRGPVNPQLPATANVQPVVTTISNGRDPRRAFKR, encoded by the exons ATGAATGGGGCGAACGACCCGCACTTCTTTATAAAAGATATTAAGCCCGGGCTGAAAAACTTAAATGTCGTCTTTATTGTCCTGGAGATAG GACGAGTGACCAAAACCAAAGACGGCCACGAAGTAAGATCGTGCAAAGTAGCAGATAAGACGGGAAGCATCACTATCTCGGTGTGGGATGAAATCGGAGGTCTTATCCAGCCCGGGGATATAATTCGATTAACCCGAGG ATATGCATCCATGTGGAAAGGATGTCTGACTCTCTATACAGGAAGAGGAGGTGAACTTCAGAAAATTGGGGA atttTGTATGGTATACTCAGAAGTGCCAAACTTCAGTGAACCTAACCCAGACTATCTTGGACAACAGAACAAAGTG GCACATGGtgaacaaaaaaataattcttcagcAAGTAATATGGGTACAGGTACATTTGGGCCAGTAG GTACTGGGAGAGCCAATGGACGAGGACCTGTAAACCCACAGCTACCAGCAACAGCTAATGTTCAGCCAGTTGTGACCACAATAAGTAATGGGAGGGACCCCCGGAGAGCCTTTAAAAGATGA